One Oscillatoria sp. FACHB-1406 genomic window carries:
- the rlmD gene encoding 23S rRNA (uracil(1939)-C(5))-methyltransferase RlmD: MVELKDSENRDEISSRWQQGELIEVTIADLNDTGEGVGRFGGRVVFVPDTVTGDRVLARLLRVKPQYAAAKLETLLHASPHRIRPRCIVADKCGGCQWQHVSDEYQQQAKRDRVVQALTRIGGFDNPPVAPILTAASSLNYRNKATYPLGINAAGNVQAGYYRTGTHQIVNLNQCPVQDARLNPLLADLKQEIQQAGWSIYDERTHRGQLRHLSLRVGRRTGEILATLVSTERDLPELGDRARAWMQRYPALVGVALNLNSARTNVIFGEETRCIAGRIELREVFAGLEFDLRPETFFQVNTEAAEALLEVIFDRWTLQGDEFLLDAYCGIGTFTLPLAQRCGRAVGIEVQAASVQQARHNAELNAIANVEFLAGTVESQIAHLDAIPDLVLLDPPRKGCDRAVLEALLALQPARIACVSCKPATLARDLRLLCQSGQYRLVAVQPADFFPQTTHVESVAFLEAQFDLHKS; the protein is encoded by the coding sequence ATGGTCGAGTTAAAAGACAGCGAGAATCGAGACGAGATTTCGTCGCGCTGGCAGCAGGGAGAGTTAATCGAGGTGACGATCGCAGATCTCAATGATACTGGCGAAGGAGTCGGGCGCTTTGGGGGGCGCGTGGTTTTCGTTCCCGACACTGTAACCGGCGATCGCGTTTTAGCCCGCTTGCTGCGCGTCAAACCTCAGTATGCCGCCGCTAAGCTCGAAACCCTTCTGCACGCCTCCCCGCATCGGATTCGCCCGCGCTGCATCGTCGCGGATAAGTGCGGCGGTTGTCAGTGGCAGCACGTCAGCGACGAGTATCAACAACAAGCTAAGCGCGATCGCGTTGTCCAAGCCCTCACTCGCATCGGCGGCTTTGACAATCCCCCCGTTGCACCCATCCTAACGGCGGCTTCCTCCCTCAACTATCGCAACAAAGCCACGTATCCCCTCGGTATAAACGCGGCGGGCAACGTTCAAGCGGGGTATTATCGCACCGGAACGCACCAGATCGTCAATCTCAATCAATGTCCGGTGCAGGACGCACGCCTCAACCCCCTCCTCGCCGATCTCAAACAAGAAATTCAACAAGCCGGATGGTCGATTTATGACGAACGGACGCATCGCGGTCAATTGCGCCATCTCTCGTTGCGCGTCGGGCGGCGCACGGGGGAAATTTTAGCAACGCTGGTGAGTACGGAAAGGGATTTACCGGAACTCGGGGATCGCGCTCGGGCATGGATGCAGCGCTATCCGGCTTTAGTCGGCGTGGCGCTCAACCTTAACTCGGCGCGGACGAATGTTATTTTTGGGGAGGAAACGCGCTGTATTGCCGGACGCATTGAGTTGCGGGAAGTTTTTGCTGGATTGGAGTTTGATTTGCGCCCGGAGACGTTTTTTCAGGTGAATACGGAAGCAGCAGAGGCGCTGTTGGAGGTGATTTTCGATCGCTGGACTTTGCAGGGCGATGAATTTTTGCTCGATGCTTACTGCGGGATCGGTACGTTTACCCTCCCGTTAGCGCAACGATGCGGGCGAGCGGTGGGGATCGAGGTGCAAGCTGCATCCGTGCAACAAGCTCGACACAATGCAGAACTTAATGCGATCGCGAATGTCGAGTTTTTGGCGGGAACGGTAGAAAGCCAGATCGCCCACCTAGACGCGATCCCCGACCTCGTACTGCTCGATCCTCCCCGGAAAGGATGCGATCGCGCCGTTCTCGAAGCTCTCCTCGCCCTGCAACCCGCTCGCATTGCCTGCGTCAGTTGCAAACCCGCCACTTTAGCCCGCGATCTCCGCCTGCTGTGCCAAAGCGGACAATATCGGTTAGTCGCCGTGCAACCTGCCGATTTTTTCCCCCAAACGACCCATGTTGAAAGCGTTGCTTTTTTAGAAGCTCAGTTTGACCTACACAAATCTTAA
- a CDS encoding phosphate-starvation-inducible PsiE family protein translates to MYETADKSPSQRESWFSINRIVKALELVQDAIIISLCIGLFSFMVLEIRTMFMEMLPPIHFHVVTADILSLLILVELFRLLIIYLQEQRVSIGVAVEVSIVSVLREVIVRGVLETNWTQVLATCAFLLVLGTLMVLRVWLPPTFEGIDPEHEVSRRAKNRVH, encoded by the coding sequence ATGTACGAAACCGCAGATAAATCCCCTTCACAGCGCGAAAGCTGGTTTAGCATTAACCGCATCGTTAAAGCCTTAGAACTCGTTCAAGATGCAATTATTATATCTTTGTGCATCGGCTTATTCAGCTTCATGGTTCTCGAAATTCGCACCATGTTTATGGAAATGCTACCACCGATTCATTTTCATGTTGTTACTGCCGATATCCTCTCGCTGCTAATTTTAGTCGAACTCTTTCGTCTACTCATTATTTACTTACAAGAACAGCGGGTTTCGATTGGCGTTGCAGTGGAAGTTTCGATTGTTTCAGTGCTTCGAGAAGTTATCGTTCGCGGCGTTCTTGAAACGAATTGGACGCAAGTTTTAGCGACTTGTGCTTTCTTACTCGTTCTTGGAACTTTAATGGTTTTGCGAGTGTGGCTTCCCCCTACTTTTGAGGGAATCGACCCCGAACATGAAGTTTCTAGACGTGCGAAAAATCGCGTTCACTAA
- the psb27 gene encoding photosystem II protein Psb27 has protein sequence MKSFLSRLLALMLIVVVGLAGCANNPSGLTGNYSQDTLTVLQSLGTAIDSADNAENKADIVRLARTQMNDYAARYRRDRKVSALRSFTTMQTAVNSLAGFYSSYGTRPIPEKLKKRLKQEFKQVEFALNRDS, from the coding sequence ATTAAATCCTTCTTATCCCGCCTGCTCGCGTTGATGTTAATTGTTGTTGTCGGCCTAGCGGGCTGTGCAAACAATCCTTCCGGGCTAACGGGAAATTATTCTCAGGATACTTTGACCGTGCTGCAAAGTCTCGGTACCGCGATCGACTCGGCCGATAACGCTGAAAACAAAGCCGATATCGTCCGTTTAGCTCGCACCCAGATGAATGACTATGCGGCGCGCTACCGCAGAGATCGTAAAGTTTCAGCGCTGCGCTCGTTTACGACGATGCAAACGGCAGTCAACAGCCTAGCAGGCTTTTATAGCTCCTACGGGACTCGTCCGATTCCCGAGAAGTTGAAAAAGCGTCTCAAGCAAGAGTTCAAGCAGGTTGAGTTCGCTCTCAATCGCGATTCTTAG
- a CDS encoding ATP-binding protein produces MIAISLPVTRSKWETLSFASTLYLCPILDLLLANIPQEWQPELRLGLQEALVNAVVHGNKLDPSKIVEVQFSIAEGIYSWIISDRGAGFEVNCNCPDDPEALLPENEAEQGRGLCLLYQIFDRVDWNSQGNQLKLCKQIRGGKQKTPLF; encoded by the coding sequence GTGATTGCTATTTCTCTGCCTGTCACTCGAAGCAAATGGGAAACCTTGAGCTTTGCCTCTACGCTCTACCTTTGCCCAATTCTCGATTTACTCCTAGCCAATATTCCCCAGGAATGGCAGCCCGAACTGCGATTGGGACTTCAAGAAGCCCTCGTTAACGCTGTCGTTCACGGTAACAAACTCGACCCCAGTAAAATCGTGGAGGTTCAGTTTTCAATTGCTGAGGGGATTTATTCTTGGATTATTTCGGATCGGGGCGCGGGTTTTGAGGTGAATTGTAACTGTCCTGACGATCCAGAAGCGTTGCTTCCGGAAAATGAAGCCGAACAAGGACGGGGACTCTGCTTGCTGTATCAAATTTTCGATCGCGTCGATTGGAATTCGCAGGGCAATCAATTAAAGTTGTGCAAGCAGATCCGAGGGGGCAAGCAAAAAACCCCCCTATTCTAA
- a CDS encoding diflavin flavoprotein — translation MAIPTETQTTRPRDVQMTEIGSETLMLRSRTWDRLKFEVEYARQKGTTANSYLIQGEKSALIDPPGESFTEIFLKELGGWDELDYIILGHVNPNRIATLITLIERAPKAKIICSRPGANALKAAYPQWAEKIEIVRSQDTLDLGAGHQLQFIAVPTPRWPDGLCTYDAGSRILFTDKFFGVHLCNDAYLDEDWKQLDSDRHYYFDCLHAGQAKQVEAALDKLGVFPAKCYAPAHGPLVRYSLSRFSYDYRTWCQQQKSQELRVALLYASAYGNTTTIANAIAQGLIENNLAVEAINCEQADAEEITRAVQDCDGFIIGSPTLGGHAPTQIQTALGIVLSAATKTKLAGIFGSYGWSGEAIDLLESKLLDANYRLGFSPLRVRFSPTEETLQQCQEAGREFARTLKKKKKLQTPRQALTETQIDRTEQAVGRIIGSLCVVSTRLGDTHYGVLTSLISQATFNPPGLMLALAEDQNADLLTMNGDRFVLNILKEGRDVRKHFSYRAATGENPFTQLETRTAENGCLILNDALAYLECTVQERMECGDRWLIYATIDKGEVLEATGVTAIAHRKSGSSY, via the coding sequence ATGGCTATTCCTACTGAAACACAAACAACTCGCCCTCGCGACGTACAAATGACAGAAATTGGCTCCGAAACTTTGATGTTGCGATCGCGGACTTGGGATCGGCTCAAGTTTGAGGTGGAATACGCTCGCCAAAAGGGAACCACTGCCAATTCTTACCTCATTCAAGGGGAAAAGTCGGCGCTGATCGATCCGCCCGGAGAATCTTTTACTGAAATTTTCCTCAAAGAATTAGGCGGTTGGGATGAGTTGGATTACATCATTCTCGGTCATGTCAATCCCAATCGGATCGCAACCTTAATAACCCTTATAGAGCGCGCCCCAAAAGCTAAAATTATTTGTTCGCGTCCCGGTGCAAATGCACTCAAAGCTGCTTATCCGCAATGGGCAGAAAAAATTGAAATCGTGCGATCGCAAGATACCCTCGATTTAGGCGCAGGACATCAGTTACAGTTTATCGCAGTCCCGACTCCCCGCTGGCCGGATGGACTCTGCACTTACGATGCAGGCAGTCGCATTCTTTTTACTGATAAATTTTTTGGCGTTCACCTTTGTAATGATGCCTATTTAGATGAAGATTGGAAGCAATTAGATAGCGATCGCCATTACTATTTTGATTGTCTCCACGCCGGACAAGCCAAGCAAGTCGAAGCCGCCCTCGATAAGTTAGGAGTTTTTCCCGCAAAGTGTTATGCTCCGGCTCATGGGCCGTTAGTTCGCTATAGTTTAAGCCGCTTTAGTTACGACTATCGAACCTGGTGCCAACAGCAAAAATCCCAAGAATTGCGCGTGGCGTTGTTGTATGCTTCGGCTTACGGAAATACCACTACCATTGCCAATGCGATCGCGCAAGGTTTAATCGAGAATAATCTCGCGGTAGAAGCGATTAATTGCGAACAAGCGGATGCAGAAGAAATTACCCGCGCCGTGCAAGATTGCGACGGCTTTATCATCGGTTCTCCGACGCTGGGCGGACACGCACCGACTCAAATTCAAACGGCGTTAGGAATCGTTCTTTCTGCTGCCACAAAAACCAAACTTGCGGGCATATTTGGTTCCTACGGATGGAGTGGCGAAGCGATCGATTTATTGGAAAGTAAGTTACTCGATGCAAACTATCGCTTGGGTTTTTCTCCCTTGCGAGTGCGTTTCAGTCCCACAGAAGAAACCTTACAACAATGTCAGGAAGCGGGGAGAGAATTCGCACGAACGCTGAAGAAAAAGAAGAAATTACAAACGCCTCGCCAAGCGCTAACCGAAACGCAAATCGATCGCACCGAACAAGCTGTCGGACGTATTATCGGTTCTTTGTGCGTCGTTTCAACCCGCCTCGGCGATACCCATTACGGCGTTTTAACGTCCTTAATTTCTCAAGCAACCTTCAATCCGCCGGGATTAATGCTGGCGCTGGCGGAAGATCAAAATGCCGACTTACTCACGATGAATGGCGATCGCTTCGTCCTTAATATTCTCAAAGAAGGGCGCGACGTTCGCAAGCATTTTTCCTATCGCGCTGCTACTGGGGAAAACCCCTTCACTCAGTTGGAAACTCGCACGGCGGAAAATGGCTGTTTGATTTTAAACGATGCTTTAGCCTACTTAGAATGTACCGTGCAGGAGCGGATGGAATGCGGCGATCGCTGGTTGATTTATGCGACGATTGATAAGGGCGAGGTTTTGGAAGCGACGGGCGTAACCGCGATCGCGCATCGCAAATCCGGCAGTTCTTACTGA
- a CDS encoding single-stranded DNA-binding protein, translating into MNSCVLIAQIQDAPKLRKTQEGQTLTEMLVSFDGGREDDPPSSLKVVVWGNLAEEVYQNYFAGDRVILTGRLKMMMVEREDNGGAHRFKEKRAELTASSFEKLSGTEGLATVSSSDSRPNNVIPMDSYNKPTATETPASSRSRTTAEPASVASKSSAPVDDADLDDIPF; encoded by the coding sequence ATGAATAGTTGTGTATTAATAGCTCAAATTCAGGATGCGCCCAAACTCCGCAAAACGCAGGAGGGTCAAACGCTAACAGAAATGCTTGTCTCGTTTGATGGCGGGCGCGAAGACGACCCCCCTTCCAGCTTAAAGGTCGTGGTTTGGGGAAATCTGGCTGAGGAAGTCTACCAAAATTATTTTGCGGGCGATCGCGTCATTCTCACGGGTCGTCTGAAAATGATGATGGTAGAACGAGAAGACAACGGCGGCGCGCACCGTTTTAAGGAAAAGCGGGCTGAACTGACAGCATCGAGTTTTGAAAAACTAAGCGGAACAGAAGGTTTGGCAACGGTTTCGAGTTCTGATTCGCGTCCGAACAACGTGATCCCAATGGACAGTTACAATAAACCGACAGCGACAGAAACGCCTGCCTCGAGTCGCAGTCGAACGACAGCAGAACCGGCAAGTGTGGCTTCAAAATCTTCTGCCCCCGTTGACGATGCGGATTTAGACGATATTCCCTTCTAG
- a CDS encoding DUF6439 family protein yields the protein MLQSSPQSQSQAIEQLSDLELARALSERLAIAPNDWHRLKANRKAQAAQQAAAAIVFLLNDRPEEALARLQQASGWLDRSIVAPPCPTHGKKPTDAI from the coding sequence ATGCTTCAGTCCTCCCCACAATCCCAAAGCCAAGCGATCGAGCAATTGAGCGATTTAGAGCTTGCGCGCGCCCTTTCCGAACGCCTCGCGATCGCACCAAACGATTGGCATCGACTCAAAGCCAATCGCAAAGCCCAAGCCGCCCAACAAGCTGCCGCCGCGATCGTCTTTTTGCTCAACGATCGCCCGGAAGAAGCCCTAGCACGCTTGCAACAGGCAAGTGGCTGGCTCGATCGCAGCATCGTCGCCCCACCCTGCCCGACGCACGGCAAGAAGCCAACTGACGCAATTTAA
- a CDS encoding energy-coupling factor ABC transporter substrate-binding protein, whose translation MNRVNRSWNNWLLVLAVVGLAIAPLLLLRDAEFGGADVEATAAIKEVDPNYQPWVKPVFTPASGEIESLLFAVQAGLGAGVIGYVLGLYRGRTERDNTQRQPQIKPPRADSGDY comes from the coding sequence ATGAACCGAGTAAACCGAAGTTGGAATAATTGGCTTTTGGTGTTGGCAGTCGTCGGTTTGGCAATTGCGCCACTCCTACTACTTCGAGATGCAGAGTTTGGCGGGGCGGATGTCGAAGCAACCGCCGCAATTAAAGAAGTCGATCCCAACTATCAGCCTTGGGTAAAACCTGTTTTCACGCCTGCTAGCGGCGAGATAGAATCGCTGCTATTCGCCGTACAAGCTGGACTGGGAGCGGGAGTCATCGGCTATGTGTTGGGGCTATATCGGGGCAGAACAGAGCGCGACAATACCCAACGGCAACCCCAAATAAAACCCCCTCGTGCCGACTCCGGAGATTATTAG
- the apcD gene encoding allophycocyanin subunit alpha-B: protein MSVVSQVILKADDELRYPSSGELQSIKEFMTTGEQRVRIAETLGENEKKIVDRASKELWKKRPDYISQGGNAYGQRERAQCLRDYGWYLRLVTYGVLCGDKEPIESIGVIGAREMYNALNVPMPGMAEAIRCLKEASLGLLTGEDARATAPYFDYLIQAMS, encoded by the coding sequence ATGAGTGTAGTTAGCCAAGTTATTCTCAAAGCAGACGACGAACTCCGCTACCCCAGCAGTGGCGAACTCCAGAGTATCAAAGAGTTTATGACCACCGGGGAACAGCGAGTCCGCATCGCTGAAACCCTCGGCGAAAACGAAAAGAAAATTGTCGATCGCGCCAGCAAAGAATTGTGGAAAAAGCGTCCCGACTATATCTCTCAAGGCGGGAACGCTTACGGTCAACGCGAGCGCGCTCAGTGTTTGCGCGACTATGGCTGGTACTTGCGCCTCGTCACTTACGGAGTTCTGTGCGGCGACAAAGAACCGATCGAATCCATCGGCGTAATTGGCGCGCGCGAGATGTATAATGCGCTCAACGTCCCCATGCCGGGGATGGCAGAAGCAATTCGTTGCCTGAAAGAAGCCTCTTTGGGACTGCTGACGGGCGAAGATGCCAGAGCTACCGCACCCTACTTCGATTACCTGATCCAAGCCATGTCTTGA
- a CDS encoding DUF2203 domain-containing protein — MVVEDPNRPDDEDLDEAIARLERSLLEFKERYSQVRRDLQRQTELQQERVQLRGSRNTEMRSQLRAIERELESLEINLESRLFNWRSLWHPFWQAVRFGGLGIAIGWALKAWAG; from the coding sequence ATGGTTGTCGAAGATCCAAACCGCCCCGACGACGAAGATTTAGACGAAGCGATCGCCCGATTGGAGCGATCGCTGCTCGAATTTAAGGAACGCTACTCTCAAGTTCGTCGCGATCTCCAGCGTCAAACCGAACTCCAGCAAGAACGGGTGCAATTGCGGGGATCGCGCAACACCGAGATGCGATCGCAACTCCGCGCGATCGAACGAGAACTCGAAAGTCTTGAAATTAACCTCGAAAGTCGTCTCTTTAACTGGCGCAGTCTTTGGCATCCTTTTTGGCAAGCCGTGCGTTTTGGCGGATTGGGGATCGCGATCGGCTGGGCGCTGAAAGCTTGGGCGGGATGA
- a CDS encoding energy-coupling factor ABC transporter permease, translated as MKKHKWWNLALMAGLSCYLVAASPAPAHAMHIMEGFLPVGWAIFWWLVYLPFLFWGMRSLSKLARQHPETKLLLALAGAFAFVLSALKIPSVTGSCSHPTGTGLGAILFGPAAMSVLGGLVLLFQALLLAHGGLTTLGASGFAMAVVGPFVAYSVYRAIARFTGKQTLAIFLAAALGNFLAYVSTSVQLALAFPAPNGGILASFVKFAGIFAVTQIPLAISEGFLTVLVWNWLQTYNRQELEVLKSIAQES; from the coding sequence ATGAAAAAGCATAAATGGTGGAACCTTGCGCTGATGGCCGGGTTGAGTTGTTATTTAGTTGCTGCATCGCCCGCACCGGCTCATGCAATGCACATCATGGAAGGATTTTTGCCTGTAGGCTGGGCTATTTTTTGGTGGTTAGTCTATCTTCCCTTTCTATTTTGGGGGATGCGATCGCTTTCTAAGCTCGCTCGCCAGCATCCCGAAACCAAACTGCTGCTAGCCCTAGCCGGGGCTTTTGCTTTTGTCCTCTCCGCTCTAAAAATTCCCTCAGTGACGGGCAGTTGCTCTCATCCCACCGGAACAGGCTTAGGAGCGATATTATTTGGGCCGGCTGCGATGTCGGTTTTAGGGGGACTGGTACTGCTGTTCCAAGCGCTCCTCTTAGCGCATGGAGGGCTAACCACATTGGGGGCGAGTGGCTTCGCAATGGCTGTTGTGGGCCCCTTTGTAGCTTACAGCGTCTATCGAGCGATCGCGCGTTTTACCGGAAAACAAACGCTAGCTATCTTCCTAGCTGCCGCCCTTGGCAATTTTCTAGCTTATGTGTCAACTTCCGTGCAATTAGCCCTCGCCTTCCCCGCACCCAATGGCGGTATTTTGGCATCCTTTGTTAAGTTTGCCGGAATTTTTGCCGTAACCCAAATTCCCTTAGCCATTAGCGAAGGATTCTTGACCGTATTGGTGTGGAACTGGCTACAGACTTACAACCGCCAAGAATTAGAGGTTCTAAAATCGATCGCGCAGGAGTCATAA
- a CDS encoding diflavin flavoprotein codes for MVALTGQLAETPSTGRLTVQTVEIAENTTAMRSLDWDRDRFDIEFDLQNGTTYNSFLIRGEKTALVDTSHRKFKTLYLDTLKRLIDLSTLDYLIVSHTEPDHSGLIQDVLNLAPQVTIVGAKVAIQFLENMVHQPFKSKIVKSGDCLDLGNGHEIEFVSAPNLHWPDTIFSFDKKTKTLYTCDAFGMHYCDDRLYDEDPELVEGDFRYYYDCLMGPNARSVLSAIKRIEKFEIETIATGHGPLLHHHLSTWVNSYQQWSAEQTKAETFVALLYSTEAGESEALANAIARGISRSGVKVEPLDISAADPQEVRELVSQAAGLVIGMPPQSDANAQSALSTILAAAHNRQSIGLFETGTGEDEPIFPLRNKFQEIGLIEAFPPILVKQSVDATLEQLCDEAGTDLGQWLTRDRTIKEIKFIDNNLERALGRISTGLYILTAKKDGVSSAMFASWVMQASMSPLGVAIAVGKERAIESLLHPGDRFVLNVLEEDNYHSLMKHFLKRFPPGCDRFADIKTYPASNGSPILADALAYLECEVSSRIECSDHWIVYSNVSSGRVSKLDAVTAVHHRKVGNHY; via the coding sequence ATGGTTGCACTCACAGGACAGTTAGCAGAAACGCCTTCTACGGGGCGCTTAACGGTACAAACGGTAGAAATTGCCGAAAATACAACGGCGATGCGATCGCTCGATTGGGATCGCGATCGCTTCGATATTGAGTTCGACTTACAGAACGGAACGACTTATAATTCCTTCCTTATCCGAGGCGAAAAAACGGCGCTTGTCGATACTTCCCATCGCAAATTCAAGACGCTTTATCTCGATACTTTAAAAAGACTAATTGACCTCTCAACTTTAGATTATCTAATTGTTAGTCATACAGAACCGGATCATAGCGGTTTGATTCAAGACGTGCTGAATCTCGCACCGCAAGTCACCATTGTTGGGGCAAAAGTGGCGATTCAGTTCCTCGAAAATATGGTGCATCAGCCCTTTAAATCGAAAATCGTCAAAAGTGGCGATTGCTTGGATTTAGGCAACGGACACGAGATCGAATTTGTCTCCGCACCCAACTTACATTGGCCCGATACTATCTTCAGCTTTGATAAAAAAACGAAGACGCTCTATACTTGCGATGCCTTTGGGATGCACTACTGCGACGATCGCTTGTACGACGAGGATCCAGAATTAGTAGAAGGGGATTTTAGATATTACTACGATTGTTTGATGGGGCCGAATGCGCGTTCCGTTCTCTCGGCGATTAAACGCATTGAAAAGTTTGAGATTGAAACCATTGCTACCGGACACGGGCCACTGTTGCATCATCACCTTTCGACTTGGGTTAATTCTTACCAGCAGTGGAGCGCCGAACAAACGAAAGCAGAGACTTTTGTAGCGCTATTATACAGCACTGAAGCAGGAGAAAGCGAGGCATTAGCTAACGCGATCGCGCGGGGAATTTCTCGTAGCGGCGTTAAAGTCGAACCCCTCGATATCAGTGCTGCCGATCCCCAAGAAGTACGAGAATTAGTATCTCAAGCTGCCGGACTTGTTATTGGAATGCCGCCCCAATCCGACGCGAACGCGCAAAGTGCTTTGAGTACGATTTTAGCCGCTGCCCACAATCGCCAATCGATTGGTTTATTTGAGACGGGGACGGGCGAAGATGAGCCAATTTTTCCGTTACGAAATAAGTTCCAAGAAATTGGTTTGATTGAAGCATTTCCGCCGATTCTTGTCAAGCAATCTGTTGATGCGACTCTCGAGCAACTTTGCGACGAAGCAGGAACGGATTTAGGGCAATGGTTAACGCGCGATCGCACGATTAAAGAGATTAAGTTTATCGATAACAACCTCGAACGCGCCCTCGGACGAATTAGCACGGGTTTATATATCCTTACCGCCAAAAAAGATGGGGTTTCTAGCGCTATGTTTGCTTCCTGGGTAATGCAGGCGAGTATGAGTCCTTTGGGCGTGGCGATTGCAGTCGGGAAGGAACGCGCGATCGAATCATTATTGCATCCCGGCGATCGTTTTGTTCTGAATGTCCTCGAGGAAGATAACTATCACAGCTTGATGAAACATTTTCTCAAGCGTTTTCCGCCCGGTTGCGATCGTTTTGCAGACATCAAAACCTATCCAGCGAGTAATGGTTCTCCCATTCTTGCCGACGCTTTAGCTTATCTTGAATGCGAAGTTTCAAGCCGAATTGAATGCAGCGATCATTGGATTGTTTACAGCAACGTTTCAAGCGGACGAGTTTCTAAGTTAGATGCCGTTACTGCCGTTCACCATCGCAAGGTCGGAAACCATTATTAA